gaCAAAAGGGAGAGAAATACAAAGACTATgagaaaaagacaggaagagaaaaagaaaaaagagagaggaatgtgagttaaagggacaggaagagaaaaaagacaaggaCAAAAAGGAGAGAAATCAAAGACTACagaaaaagacaggaagagaaaaagaagaagaaagaaaaaagggagaggaagacaaCCAGTAAAAGGGACAGAAGAAAACAATGGAGATGAAGACAACAAGAAAAAGGGACAGGAAGATGTGTAAGaaggacaggaagagaaaaagagaggaataTGAGTAAAagggacagaagaagaaaaaagacaaggaCAAAAGGGAGAGAAATACAAAGACTACgagaaaaagacaggaagagaaaaagaaaaaagagagaggaatgtgagttaaagggacaggaagagaaaaaagacaaggaCAAAAAGGAGAGAAATCAAAGACTACagaaaaagacaggaagagaaaaagaagaagaaagaaaaaagggagaggaagacaaCCAGTAAAAGGGACAGAAGAAAACAATGGAGATGAAGACAACAAGAAAAAGGGACAGGAAGATGTGTAAGaaggacaggaagagaaaaagagaggaataTGAGTAAAagggacagaagaagaaaaaagacaaggaCAAAAGGGAGAGAAATACAAAGACTACgagaaaaagacaggaagagaaaaagaaaaaagagagattaATATGAGTAAAAGGGACAGGAAGAGAGGGACAAAAGGTAAAACAAATAATACATGTGTATtctgttaaaatgtatgtatctgtataattgacctgttgttttgtgtgttgtcttctcatttcagcaccacaacatagaggacagcagctgctgctgcccaAATTTGAGCTGTGTAAAGGTAAATCATCTCTGTCACATATACAGTTATGAAATAACAACTTATATAGTGAAATCAATTCTATGTATGTGACCCTTCTAAGTATTCTATCAGAGAACCTGCTGGTAAAAAAtaatactgttaaaatgtatgtatctgtataattgacctgttgttttgtgtgttgtctTCTCATTTCAGAGGGCCCCATGCCTGCCTTTGCCTTGGGCCCCAAATTTCCTAAATCCGCCACTGCTCTGACCACAACACCGTCCACCAGATTCCCTCATACAGGCAGAAGTTAAAGCACTGTAAACCTGTTGTGAGGTCATCTAAGAAGTGGAAAGAGGCTGTGCTGTATATAGACCATCACCCACTACGGTGAGGTATAATggagttaaatgaaatgaagttaaattaaatgaagttttatagacattttttttctctctctctttttttttttttacttgggcCAGTAAGAATATACAAGGGGCCAGTAAAACTCTGAACTACTGGCCCGGGGGGCCAGTGtggaaaaaatgttatgttgaacACTGCACCCACTGTACCCAAAGAGTTTGGTAAAGAGCGATGCCTGTGCGAGATAGAATGAGGGTTACGATAGTAAGCCTAGTTCTGTTAACAAAGACTGAGCCCTCTGCTTTGAGGCCCTGTCACTACTACGCTCGAAGAGGGTGTGGGGATGTGGTGAATCTGCCGTCTTATATACTGTGGGTTCTGCATGTATTAGGATAGGTTCGTCCTGTTTGGGCTGCTACGTTCATGATTTTctcagtgtatgaatgtgtgctTGTGATTCGAGGAGTATTACCCAGAGTCTAGAAGAGGGATAAAGAGCATTAGCGGAGTGATTTATTTGAGGGGAGGGATGCTGGGGCGGAGAGTTGGTGTATGAGATGAACAGTATATTGATGGGTAAGTGGAGAACAGGGGAAGGACTAGACAAGCAGTTTGCTTACTACTGATTggaaatgaaatattaatatgtGTTACTTATtgaatatgtgtttgtgttcaccattgtttttatcttttttttttttttacttatgcATAGTAATTGATATGTTGAAATGTAGTTACACTCTTAGAAGCTACTAACATCCCTGGCAGACCTAGGAGTTCCCTCATTATTTCTTGTTTCAAGTAAATCAAAAACACGTAATCCAGTCAACATTTTCGAATCCTTTAGATGATgaccattaaaaaaatacattttctttttctcttacTGAATGGAGACTGAGTTGCGCCAGTGCCGGATATAGTCCTTGTTGATGTagccctccacctcctccatcttgtcttcATCAGGCAGGACGATCATCATGGAGGTGCTGCTATTGTAGGGCAGCATGATGACAGTGGTGTGGTTGCCAACATCCCAGTAGGTGTCGTAGTAACCCGTCCTCATCATCATGTCCACCTGAACTTTAGTGGTCTTGTCCACATGGAAGTCCGCCTTATGTGTCAGGTCACGGTTGAAGAGGGATTTCCACTGTGCTGTACGAGGCAGTGGAGAGTGGAAGATGACAATAATGTAGATGTGTCAGCCCAAAGTATCATtctaatttgttttaaatgtataaataaactcTACAATCATCATGCTTCAAGTTTACATTATTAACATATGGTGAGTTTGTGTCTTTGCCTGTTGCTAAACTACACAACGAGACATGGACTTGACCTTTCTTCTTACCTTTAAAGTAGACATAGTTGATCAGCACCATGGCCATATCAGGGTCCAGGTCCTTCACCATGTCTTTGATCTTGTCCTGGGTTTTATTAGCAATGAATCTGTTGATCTCAGCAGCAGCCTCTGCAGGTTTGGTTAAGTCAACGTTGAAGACCTCACCAGAGTAGTAATGCCTGACATCGTTCAGGAACTTCTCCAAAGGAGTGAAGCCAGAGCGCACAGCCACAGCGTTACCAACATCCAGCCGCTGATCCTCCTGGCTGTGTCCATACATGTGGAAAAGATGCTCGTATGCTTCATTGACCTGAGTCTGGTTTAAGGTGCTGTAGCCCAAGCTGGAGAACAGCTGGCTGTGGGTTTCACCACTGGCCCCTGTAGACAGCATGGATAGGGCGGTGGAGATGCCCAGCGGTGAGAAGAAGATGTTCTTTCCAACAGCAGTGTGGGCATTCAGACTTTTGTAGAGGGCAAAGGCAAAGT
The sequence above is drawn from the Epinephelus moara isolate mb chromosome 12, YSFRI_EMoa_1.0, whole genome shotgun sequence genome and encodes:
- the LOC126399041 gene encoding alpha-1-antitrypsin homolog isoform X1 → MAVKMRGMLCALAALLLAAAWADHHQHHHGPDHSHEGELSCHKLSSPNADFAFALYKSLNAHTAVGKNIFFSPLGISTALSMLSTGASGETHSQLFSSLGYSTLNQTQVNEAYEHLFHMYGHSQEDQRLDVGNAVAVRSGFTPLEKFLNDVRHYYSGEVFNVDLTKPAEAAAEINRFIANKTQDKIKDMVKDLDPDMAMVLINYVYFKAQWKSLFNRDLTHKADFHVDKTTKVQVDMMMRTGYYDTYWDVGNHTTVIMLPYNSSTSMMIVLPDEDKMEEVEGYINKDYIRHWRNSVSIQYVDVFLPKFSISADASLENTLKKMGITNAFENKADFSGMSEEVKLKVSKASHKAVLSVTEMGTEAAATTIIEAVWFMSTPSVRIDRPFLVFILENSAKSILFMGKINNPTAM
- the LOC126399041 gene encoding alpha-1-antitrypsin homolog isoform X3, which translates into the protein MPGKNIFYSPLGISTALSMLSTGAGGETHSQLFSSLGYSTLNQTQVNEAYEHLFHMYGHSQEDQRLDVGNAVAVRSGFTPLEKFLNDVRHYYSGEVFNVDLTKPAEAAAEINRFIANKTQDKIKDMVKDLDPDMAMVLINYVYFKAQWKSLFNRDLTHKADFHVDKTTKVQVDMMMRTGYYDTYWDVGNHTTVIMLPYNSSTSMMIVLPDEDKMEEVEGYINKDYIRHWRNSVSIQYVDVFLPKFSISADASLENTLKKMGITNAFENKADFSGMSEEVKLKVSKASHKAVLSVTEMGTEAAATTIIEAVWFMSTPSVRIDRPFLVFILENSAKSILFMGKINNPTAM